The following coding sequences are from one Chrysiogenes arsenatis DSM 11915 window:
- a CDS encoding RluA family pseudouridine synthase — protein sequence MLHEDNHTIVVYKPSGIPLQPDQTHDLSLYDIVKNYLKHTYQKQGDAFVGIVQRLDRPVSGVVLFAKTSKGASRLCEQIRLRHISKQYQAIVLGHPSPPSATLHHTLLSTDSHTKVAAQGKPASLHYTTMATNQTQSLLHIELHTGRKHQIRCQLAAIGHPIVGDLRYGAPQPCADRSIALCAWQLMFTHPTTKQPINVTLPPELQLHLP from the coding sequence GTGCTCCACGAAGACAATCATACGATCGTCGTCTATAAACCCAGCGGCATCCCGCTACAACCGGATCAAACGCACGATCTGTCGCTGTACGATATCGTCAAAAACTACCTCAAGCACACCTATCAAAAACAAGGCGATGCCTTTGTTGGGATCGTGCAACGGCTCGACCGCCCTGTCTCTGGTGTTGTCCTGTTCGCCAAAACATCCAAAGGAGCCAGCCGCCTCTGCGAACAAATCCGGCTCCGCCATATTTCCAAGCAATACCAAGCTATCGTGCTCGGCCACCCGAGTCCCCCGTCAGCCACGTTGCACCATACGTTACTTTCCACCGACAGCCACACAAAAGTTGCCGCACAAGGCAAACCCGCCAGCCTGCATTACACCACGATGGCAACCAACCAGACACAAAGCCTACTTCACATTGAACTCCACACGGGGCGAAAGCATCAAATCCGCTGCCAACTGGCCGCTATTGGGCACCCCATCGTGGGCGATCTGCGCTACGGCGCACCACAACCGTGCGCGGATCGTTCTATTGCACTCTGCGCGTGGCAGCTCATGTTCACGCATCCAACCACGAAACAACCTATCAACGTGACCCTTCCACCAGAGCTCCAGCTCCACTTGCCGTAA
- the rimI gene encoding ribosomal protein S18-alanine N-acetyltransferase translates to MSSLRVGLVKREHLPAVVSIETARFSHPWSLEAFVGEWEKSVTYAPGVFVGEELIAYAFVSLIAPEAELNNIAVHPSYSRMGVASLLMNHIREVCCRRGIHRLLLDVNVNNKAALALYRRCGFTDDGVRKKYYRDGGDAQLMSWEFDGE, encoded by the coding sequence ATGAGTTCGCTACGCGTGGGATTGGTCAAGCGCGAACATCTCCCTGCTGTTGTAAGTATTGAAACAGCACGCTTTTCTCACCCATGGAGTCTTGAAGCATTTGTTGGTGAATGGGAAAAGTCGGTGACGTACGCCCCCGGCGTATTTGTGGGCGAAGAGCTGATTGCATATGCTTTTGTCTCGCTGATTGCCCCTGAAGCCGAACTGAATAACATTGCGGTGCATCCGTCGTACAGCCGTATGGGTGTTGCGAGTCTCTTGATGAACCACATTCGTGAAGTGTGCTGTCGTCGTGGTATTCATAGGCTATTGCTCGATGTAAACGTCAACAATAAAGCTGCGTTGGCGCTGTACCGCCGTTGTGGGTTTACAGACGATGGTGTGCGCAAAAAGTACTACCGAGATGGTGGGGATGCGCAGTTGATGAGCTGGGAGTTTGACGGGGAGTGA
- the tsaB gene encoding tRNA (adenosine(37)-N6)-threonylcarbamoyltransferase complex dimerization subunit type 1 TsaB has product MLLVLDTSGGSFSAGILGGDGAPYAALEVHGGQTHSLLLPSAIDALLETLECQQAALRGIVFVNGPGSFTGLRVGGSFVKGLAFNSPLKIYCISRLAALLFAYRDFPLPLLVLSDARKGELHCRGLNIPELENDCLLSPEAVLGKIPTDTYVLGEIPERYRDTFTQAKRVKYLPLPPLGFWAGRCIQLTPDYPETPLSHIELLYMRKSEAEVAREERGK; this is encoded by the coding sequence GTGTTACTTGTGCTTGATACCTCTGGAGGATCATTTTCAGCAGGGATTTTGGGTGGTGATGGTGCGCCCTACGCGGCGCTTGAAGTGCATGGCGGGCAAACGCATTCCCTGTTGCTCCCATCAGCGATAGATGCTTTGCTGGAAACGCTGGAGTGCCAACAGGCAGCGCTTCGCGGTATCGTGTTTGTGAATGGCCCGGGGAGTTTTACGGGATTGCGAGTAGGTGGTTCGTTTGTTAAGGGGTTGGCGTTCAACTCTCCATTGAAAATCTACTGCATTTCCCGTTTGGCAGCGCTATTGTTTGCCTATCGGGATTTTCCGCTTCCGTTGCTCGTGTTGAGTGATGCCAGAAAAGGGGAACTTCACTGTCGTGGCTTGAATATTCCTGAACTGGAAAATGATTGTCTCCTTTCGCCTGAAGCGGTACTGGGAAAAATCCCGACGGACACCTACGTGCTTGGCGAGATCCCAGAGCGGTATCGCGATACCTTTACGCAGGCCAAAAGAGTAAAATACCTTCCGTTGCCACCACTTGGTTTTTGGGCTGGTCGATGCATACAGCTCACGCCAGACTATCCAGAAACACCGCTCAGCCACATTGAGCTGTTGTATATGCGCAAGTCTGAAGCGGAAGTAGCACGGGAAGAGAGGGGAAAATGA
- the fliR gene encoding flagellar biosynthetic protein FliR, which translates to MFDPALLSIEEIYIFVLALIRTFALLAAVPVIGSEQVPATVKTGLSLLLVILTFSSIPRESVVIAPDLLTLLFIILKEVLLGAAIGFAGRFVFAIVMFAGHIIGFQVGLSMSNVLDPTTNIQVPIIGQILNIFAMILFLEFNAHHWVLFGLFESYRTLPLGELSLERLGPLSIVFGELVRQIFVLGFQISAPIMVIIMIKHATMGIIGKMAPQINLLTVGIPIQIFLGIVVLVILLPSIRYFLEAVFGRYHDVIATIMRLFAP; encoded by the coding sequence TTGTTCGATCCCGCCCTGCTGAGTATTGAAGAGATTTATATCTTTGTGCTGGCTCTGATTCGCACGTTTGCGCTTTTGGCCGCGGTGCCGGTTATTGGGAGCGAGCAAGTGCCCGCAACGGTCAAAACAGGATTAAGCCTGTTGCTGGTCATTCTGACGTTCAGTTCCATTCCACGGGAAAGTGTGGTGATTGCGCCGGATCTCCTGACGTTGTTATTTATCATTTTGAAAGAAGTGTTGCTGGGCGCTGCGATAGGTTTTGCGGGTCGTTTTGTTTTCGCTATTGTGATGTTTGCGGGGCATATTATCGGTTTTCAGGTCGGGCTGAGTATGTCGAACGTGCTTGATCCCACGACGAATATTCAGGTGCCTATCATTGGTCAGATACTCAATATCTTTGCTATGATACTTTTTCTGGAGTTCAATGCGCACCATTGGGTGCTCTTTGGCTTGTTTGAAAGCTACCGCACCTTACCATTGGGGGAGCTTTCCCTTGAGAGGCTCGGGCCGCTTAGCATAGTTTTTGGCGAACTGGTGCGACAGATTTTTGTGCTTGGATTTCAGATTTCTGCACCGATTATGGTGATTATTATGATCAAGCATGCGACGATGGGGATTATCGGGAAGATGGCACCGCAAATCAACCTGTTGACGGTGGGGATTCCGATCCAGATTTTCCTGGGTATTGTGGTGTTGGTAATTCTTTTGCCATCCATACGATATTTTTTAGAGGCTGTTTTTGGCCGTTATCACGATGTTATTGCAACTATTATGCGGCTTTTTGCCCCGTAG
- the fliQ gene encoding flagellar biosynthesis protein FliQ: protein MSPEYVTDLLIHSLTLALLIASPMLVLGLVTGVIISIFQAATQIQEMTLTFIPKIVVVILGLAYALPWMINMLTAFTITHYTNIPDLIR, encoded by the coding sequence ATGAGTCCAGAGTACGTAACCGATTTACTGATCCACTCCCTCACGCTTGCGCTGCTCATTGCCTCGCCAATGTTGGTTTTAGGATTGGTTACCGGGGTAATTATCTCTATCTTTCAGGCGGCTACACAGATTCAGGAAATGACCCTGACGTTTATCCCAAAGATTGTTGTCGTTATTCTCGGTCTGGCGTATGCGTTGCCGTGGATGATCAATATGCTGACGGCATTTACTATTACCCACTACACGAACATCCCAGATCTCATAAGGTAA